In one window of Methanoculleus chikugoensis DNA:
- a CDS encoding type II toxin-antitoxin system PemK/MazF family toxin, whose translation MGRYASGDVVLAAVCIGGGGARKVRPVVVVSAGETGSLLICPVSSSPSTDGISIPLSLDDFARGGLDLFTESYALAAHAATIRTADVVGKKGTLLPETLAAVREAMPGVQEKRGRGRR comes from the coding sequence ATGGGGCGGTACGCCAGCGGCGACGTCGTCTTAGCCGCCGTGTGCATCGGGGGAGGGGGCGCGCGGAAGGTGCGCCCGGTGGTGGTCGTTTCTGCAGGAGAGACCGGGAGCCTGCTGATCTGCCCGGTATCGAGCAGTCCGTCCACCGACGGAATCTCGATCCCCCTCTCGCTCGACGACTTCGCCCGGGGCGGGCTCGACCTCTTCACCGAGAGTTACGCTCTCGCCGCCCACGCCGCCACCATCCGGACGGCGGACGTCGTCGGAAAGAAAGGCACGCTCCTGCCGGAGACGCTCGCCGCCGTCCGGGAGGCCATGCCGGGGGTGCAGGAGAAGAGAGGGCGGGGGCGGCGGTGA
- a CDS encoding PKD domain-containing protein: MKRDTKIRVVSLFIVLAVVVPAVQAALTVDAGGDRTVLAGEPVTILAACSDTEIFDAMNLSASVDWSTGRTEAEIVQDDEQNGTVRATHTYLAAGTYTVTVEVANNATGAVACDTLNVTVAPQTAEVKVVPKTLNQKSNGVMTVFVSIADWLGFAGAGNANVAVSDPSEFRIGNATPERVNFCMKDGGTLILKYRHQDLDLAAGDGNLTVTGAAMTENGTVSVAGTGAVSVINPGNGKGAKFGNGDGHARVALVKEKAKNQKELREEQQRSNGKANGRAP, translated from the coding sequence ATGAAACGAGATACCAAAATCCGAGTCGTCTCCCTCTTCATCGTCCTTGCCGTGGTGGTTCCTGCCGTGCAGGCCGCCCTCACGGTCGATGCCGGGGGCGACCGCACCGTCCTCGCCGGGGAGCCGGTCACCATCCTCGCTGCCTGCAGCGACACAGAGATCTTCGACGCGATGAACCTCTCGGCCTCCGTCGACTGGAGCACAGGAAGGACCGAGGCGGAGATCGTGCAGGACGACGAGCAGAACGGCACCGTCCGGGCAACCCATACCTACCTCGCCGCGGGCACCTATACGGTCACGGTAGAGGTCGCAAACAACGCGACGGGTGCCGTCGCCTGCGACACCCTGAACGTGACCGTCGCCCCGCAGACGGCGGAGGTGAAGGTCGTCCCGAAGACCCTGAACCAGAAGAGCAACGGTGTCATGACCGTCTTCGTCAGCATCGCGGACTGGCTCGGGTTTGCCGGAGCCGGCAACGCGAATGTGGCGGTATCAGACCCCTCTGAGTTCAGAATCGGGAACGCAACACCGGAGAGGGTTAACTTCTGCATGAAAGACGGCGGCACGCTCATCCTGAAGTACCGGCATCAGGATCTTGATCTCGCTGCCGGCGACGGCAACCTGACGGTGACCGGCGCCGCCATGACAGAGAACGGTACCGTATCGGTCGCCGGCACCGGGGCCGTCTCCGTGATCAATCCAGGCAATGGGAAGGGGGCGAAGTTCGGCAACGGTGACGGGCATGCCCGGGTCGCGCTGGTGAAGGAGAAGGCGAAGAACCAGAAGGAGTTACGCGAAGAGCAGCAGAGATCCAACGGAAAAGCAAACGGACGGGCGCCGTAA
- a CDS encoding S1C family serine protease, with amino-acid sequence MDNIGHRLFQHTGDSSQKSVQERHAASPNSGESDADLLDAYSRAVVRVVESVGPAVVSVVVGKNSPGWRGEQVGAGSGVAVSPEGYILTNNHVVQGAGRIEICTADGTALPARLVGADPATDLAVLRAGTADLPYASFGDSGALAVGQLAIAIGNPLGFDSTVSTGVLSALGRAFRSRDGRLIENIIQHTAPLNPGNSGGPLVDSRGRVIGINTAIIPMAQGICFSIPSNTASWVLPQLVADGRVRRGYLGIAGQSQPLPQHLVAALGLAANQAVEVVSVNRASPAGRAGLRPGDRIIAINETCVTCVDDLHRFLAAWPIAEPATVTIVRNQRRITLPIVPAEAVACTASG; translated from the coding sequence ATGGATAATATTGGGCACAGACTCTTCCAGCATACCGGAGATTCTTCTCAGAAATCCGTTCAGGAAAGGCACGCTGCAAGCCCCAATTCCGGGGAGTCCGATGCCGACCTCCTCGACGCTTACTCCCGCGCCGTCGTCCGGGTCGTCGAGTCCGTGGGCCCCGCGGTCGTGAGCGTGGTCGTGGGGAAGAACTCTCCCGGGTGGCGCGGCGAGCAGGTGGGAGCAGGATCGGGCGTGGCCGTATCGCCGGAGGGCTACATCCTGACCAATAACCACGTGGTGCAGGGAGCGGGGAGGATCGAGATCTGCACGGCGGACGGGACCGCTCTCCCCGCACGCCTGGTCGGGGCCGACCCGGCAACCGACCTTGCCGTGCTCCGCGCCGGGACGGCGGATCTCCCCTACGCGTCGTTCGGCGACTCCGGGGCGCTCGCGGTCGGCCAGCTCGCGATAGCCATCGGCAACCCACTCGGCTTCGACTCGACCGTCTCGACGGGCGTCCTGAGCGCTCTCGGGAGGGCGTTCCGGAGCCGGGACGGCCGCCTGATCGAGAACATCATCCAGCACACCGCTCCCTTGAACCCCGGTAACTCCGGCGGCCCGCTGGTGGACTCCCGTGGCCGGGTCATCGGGATCAACACGGCCATCATCCCGATGGCCCAGGGCATCTGCTTCTCGATCCCCTCGAACACCGCCTCGTGGGTTCTCCCGCAGCTGGTCGCCGACGGCAGGGTGCGGCGCGGCTACCTTGGTATCGCCGGCCAGTCGCAACCGCTCCCGCAGCACCTCGTTGCAGCGCTCGGCCTCGCCGCGAACCAGGCGGTCGAGGTCGTCTCGGTGAACCGGGCCAGCCCCGCCGGGAGGGCCGGACTCAGGCCGGGGGACAGGATCATCGCGATCAACGAGACCTGCGTAACCTGTGTCGACGACCTGCACCGGTTCCTTGCCGCCTGGCCTATCGCAGAACCCGCAACCGTGACGATTGTCCGGAACCAGCGGCGGATCACGCTCCCGATCGTTCCCGCGGAAGCGGTCGCGTGCACTGCCTCCGGGTGA
- a CDS encoding copper-translocating P-type ATPase, translated as MTGPQKRSGRGGREVGHDHGEGGRQYETHLKEAAQEKPPETHRPGHGTHRQALDDFRRRFIVSTILTIPILLLSKPVQELLGIAIRFPGSDYLLLALATAVYLYGGWPFLTGIVSELRARMPGMMTLIAVAITVAYVYSSAVVLGIVGEEGFFWELATLIDIMLLGHWVEMRSVLGASRALEELVRVMPSEAHRLRDGETDDVPVDRLEPGDRVFVRPGEKVPVDGVVVEGATSVDEAMLTGESRPVEKRPGDTVIGGAINGEGSIVVEVKKTGAETYLAQVIDLVRRAQESRSRTQDLADRAAFLLVVIALSAGAATFAAWLTLGEGGGFAVERAATVMVIACPHALGLAVPLVIAVSTALAAKSGFLIRDRSAFERAKDLTAVVFDKTGTLTTGVFGVTDVLAFGGAAEEDVIGTTASVEAHSEHPIARGIVRSAEERELILLTVEGFRAIPGVGVEGTVDGRTVRVVGPGYLAERGIDAGDGRIRPLQRQGKTVVFLLEDDRLMGALALADIIRPESGEAIRRLKEMGVRCMMLTGDNRDVAEWVAGELGLDEFFAGVLPHEKAEKIREVQRRYRVAMVGDGINDAPALVEADVGIAIGAGTDVAVESADIVLVRSDPRDAAAVIGLARKTYRKMFENLLWATGYNAVAIPLAAGVLIGAGILLTPAAGAVLMSASTVIVAINARLLRV; from the coding sequence ATGACTGGGCCGCAGAAGAGGAGCGGACGGGGAGGACGTGAAGTGGGCCACGACCACGGTGAGGGCGGACGGCAGTACGAGACGCATCTCAAAGAGGCCGCCCAGGAGAAGCCGCCGGAGACCCACCGGCCCGGCCATGGCACGCACCGCCAAGCCCTCGATGACTTCCGGCGACGCTTCATCGTCTCGACGATACTGACGATTCCAATCCTTCTCCTCTCGAAGCCGGTCCAGGAACTTCTCGGGATCGCCATCCGGTTCCCGGGCTCGGACTACCTGCTCCTCGCTCTTGCGACCGCAGTCTACCTCTACGGCGGGTGGCCGTTTCTTACCGGCATCGTAAGCGAACTGCGGGCACGGATGCCCGGGATGATGACGCTCATCGCCGTCGCGATCACCGTCGCCTACGTTTACAGTTCGGCGGTCGTTCTCGGCATCGTCGGCGAGGAAGGATTCTTCTGGGAACTTGCCACCCTGATCGACATCATGCTCCTCGGGCACTGGGTGGAGATGCGCTCGGTTCTCGGGGCATCGCGGGCGCTCGAGGAACTCGTCCGGGTCATGCCCTCGGAGGCGCACCGTCTCCGGGACGGCGAGACGGACGACGTGCCCGTCGACCGGCTCGAACCGGGCGACCGGGTCTTCGTCCGGCCCGGGGAGAAGGTGCCGGTGGACGGCGTGGTGGTCGAGGGGGCGACGAGCGTCGACGAGGCGATGCTCACCGGAGAGTCGAGACCGGTGGAGAAGCGGCCCGGGGATACGGTCATCGGTGGGGCGATCAACGGCGAGGGATCGATCGTCGTCGAGGTCAAAAAGACAGGTGCGGAGACCTATCTCGCACAGGTGATCGACCTCGTGCGGAGAGCGCAGGAGAGCCGGTCCCGGACCCAGGACCTCGCGGACCGGGCGGCGTTCCTGCTGGTGGTGATCGCCCTCTCGGCCGGTGCGGCGACGTTCGCGGCATGGCTCACCCTCGGGGAGGGGGGCGGGTTTGCGGTGGAGCGGGCCGCGACCGTGATGGTCATCGCCTGTCCCCATGCGCTCGGTCTTGCCGTCCCGCTCGTGATCGCGGTCTCGACGGCGCTTGCCGCAAAGTCGGGGTTCCTGATCCGGGACCGGAGCGCGTTCGAGCGAGCAAAAGATCTGACAGCGGTCGTCTTCGACAAGACCGGGACCCTCACGACGGGGGTATTCGGTGTCACGGACGTCCTCGCCTTCGGCGGCGCGGCGGAGGAGGACGTGATCGGGACGACGGCATCGGTTGAGGCGCACTCCGAGCACCCGATTGCCCGGGGCATCGTCCGAAGCGCGGAGGAACGGGAATTAATCCTGCTCACGGTAGAGGGGTTCCGGGCGATCCCGGGGGTCGGCGTCGAGGGGACGGTCGACGGCCGAACCGTCCGGGTGGTCGGGCCGGGTTACCTCGCGGAGCGGGGCATCGATGCCGGGGACGGACGGATTCGGCCGCTCCAGCGGCAGGGAAAGACCGTCGTCTTCCTGCTCGAGGATGACCGGCTCATGGGAGCGCTCGCGCTTGCCGACATCATCAGGCCTGAGTCGGGGGAGGCGATCCGCCGGCTCAAAGAGATGGGCGTTCGGTGCATGATGCTGACCGGGGACAATCGCGATGTCGCCGAGTGGGTGGCGGGGGAACTTGGCCTCGACGAGTTCTTCGCAGGGGTCCTCCCCCATGAGAAAGCGGAGAAGATCCGGGAGGTGCAGCGCCGTTACCGGGTGGCGATGGTGGGCGACGGGATCAACGACGCACCCGCGCTTGTCGAGGCCGATGTGGGCATCGCCATCGGGGCCGGAACCGATGTGGCCGTGGAGAGCGCCGATATCGTGCTCGTGAGGAGCGATCCGCGGGACGCGGCGGCGGTCATCGGCCTTGCAAGGAAGACCTACCGGAAGATGTTCGAGAACCTCCTCTGGGCGACGGGCTACAACGCCGTCGCCATCCCGCTCGCCGCCGGGGTTCTGATCGGCGCCGGGATCCTTCTCACCCCGGCGGCAGGAGCGGTGCTGATGAGCGCAAGCACGGTGATCGTCGCGATCAATGCCCGGCTGCTCCGGGTGTAG
- a CDS encoding alpha/beta hydrolase, producing MLGTAAIEVEGVRVDVRPTDLRRIPQAGEAYEIVEIATDRGTTVCRYYEAQGARSGVVMVGGTGGGFDTPARGLYPRLAQDLPNDRISALRVQYRHPTDLVESVFDTVLGLRYLESRGVAAAGVVGHSLGGAVAIQAAANVPAVRVVVAIATRSAGTEPVAALAGRAAILLVHGDADPVLSHTSSEEVYRRAGEPRRLIIYEGAGHTLDETAGSLYVEVKAWLLKHLPGTLV from the coding sequence ATGCTCGGAACGGCTGCAATCGAAGTGGAGGGTGTGAGAGTCGACGTGCGCCCGACGGATCTCAGGCGAATTCCGCAGGCCGGCGAGGCCTACGAGATCGTGGAGATCGCGACCGATCGGGGAACGACCGTCTGCCGCTACTACGAAGCGCAGGGAGCCCGGAGCGGCGTCGTCATGGTGGGCGGAACCGGCGGCGGATTCGACACCCCGGCACGGGGACTCTACCCGCGGCTGGCACAGGACCTTCCGAACGACCGGATCAGTGCGCTCCGGGTGCAGTACCGGCACCCGACCGACCTCGTGGAATCGGTCTTCGACACCGTCCTCGGGCTACGCTACCTCGAGAGCCGGGGCGTCGCAGCCGCCGGGGTGGTCGGGCACTCGCTCGGGGGAGCAGTAGCGATCCAGGCGGCGGCGAACGTCCCGGCGGTCAGGGTCGTCGTCGCCATTGCCACCCGGTCCGCCGGGACGGAACCGGTCGCCGCCCTCGCCGGCCGTGCGGCGATCCTCCTGGTGCACGGGGACGCTGACCCGGTCCTCTCCCATACCTCCTCGGAGGAGGTCTACCGGCGTGCCGGTGAACCCAGGCGGCTGATCATCTACGAAGGTGCGGGGCACACCCTCGACGAGACGGCCGGGAGCCTCTACGTCGAGGTGAAGGCGTGGCTCCTCAAGCACCTCCCGGGGACGCTTGTCTGA
- a CDS encoding PAS domain-containing protein, which produces MTDSHQDRAPFHRAVLNALEDGLLVIGDDRKVRWYNPALARTLGIRQTNAIGMEFGSLLDTYFLPIIEDEDSVQLLHRVLENGADLPPLLCRTRTHDGTRRWISISSKQAFAATGQRLIKIRDATADLNAHHFRAALEGSPVVVFVQDEELRYIWSYNQQLGSTDASIIGMREEDAFPEDAEHLTALKRRVLETGKTVRAAVTFTIAGKRRVRDLTLKPFRDADGTIVGVTGTAFDVTEQNRVEEALREKTHELKKRMDELRCLYTIAHLVETPGMTLEKLLQAVADTLPMGWQYPDSTGVRITVDGRDYYRGDPVDSPWKQKSLIAVHGELVGEVEVRYLAEVPEGGKGPFLPEEQMLLDSITKRLGRIIERLQVEAALEESEEKFRGIAQRSFDLIVTSYRDDGLNYISPAMERILGYSPEEMVGTDWEDYILPTSLLVWKEGRRRVLRGEQVEGLQIEVRRKNGETAILELNESPIIEKKAIVGFQVIGRDISERILHERLREQAFDMTERNIAQFAILADHVRHPLQVIMGVADLLDDEAVAEKLREQVRRINVQIGELDREWMESRKIREFLKRYEL; this is translated from the coding sequence ATGACGGACTCGCATCAGGATCGGGCACCCTTCCATCGTGCGGTGCTCAATGCTCTCGAAGATGGACTTCTTGTGATAGGCGACGACCGGAAGGTCAGGTGGTACAACCCCGCCCTCGCACGAACCCTCGGCATCCGGCAGACGAACGCCATCGGGATGGAGTTCGGTTCTCTCCTCGACACGTACTTCCTGCCGATCATCGAAGACGAGGACTCCGTGCAGCTGCTCCATCGTGTCCTTGAAAACGGCGCGGACCTGCCTCCTCTTCTCTGCCGTACCCGGACCCACGACGGCACCCGGCGCTGGATCTCGATATCAAGCAAACAGGCTTTCGCCGCGACCGGGCAGCGGCTCATCAAGATCCGGGACGCCACTGCGGATCTGAATGCGCATCACTTCAGGGCCGCGCTCGAAGGGTCCCCGGTGGTCGTCTTCGTGCAGGATGAAGAACTCCGCTACATCTGGTCGTACAACCAGCAGCTGGGGTCCACGGACGCGTCCATCATCGGCATGCGCGAAGAGGATGCTTTTCCCGAGGATGCCGAGCACCTTACCGCGCTCAAGCGGCGGGTTCTTGAGACGGGAAAGACCGTGCGGGCTGCGGTGACGTTCACCATCGCAGGCAAGCGACGTGTCCGCGATCTGACGCTCAAGCCGTTTCGGGATGCTGACGGGACGATTGTCGGCGTTACCGGGACGGCCTTCGACGTGACCGAGCAGAACCGGGTGGAGGAGGCGCTCCGGGAGAAGACGCACGAACTGAAGAAACGGATGGACGAACTCCGGTGCCTCTACACCATCGCGCACCTCGTCGAGACGCCCGGGATGACGCTCGAGAAACTCCTGCAGGCGGTTGCCGATACCCTCCCCATGGGATGGCAATACCCGGACAGTACCGGGGTGCGGATCACCGTCGACGGCCGGGATTACTATCGGGGCGATCCGGTGGATTCCCCCTGGAAACAGAAGAGCCTGATCGCCGTCCACGGCGAACTGGTCGGTGAGGTCGAGGTGCGGTACCTCGCGGAGGTCCCGGAGGGCGGCAAAGGGCCGTTCCTGCCGGAAGAGCAGATGCTGCTCGACTCCATCACGAAGCGGCTCGGCCGGATCATCGAACGGCTGCAGGTGGAAGCGGCGCTCGAGGAGAGCGAGGAGAAGTTCCGGGGGATTGCCCAGCGAAGTTTCGACCTCATCGTCACGTCATACCGGGACGACGGGCTGAACTACATCTCGCCGGCGATGGAGCGGATACTCGGGTATTCCCCCGAAGAGATGGTGGGAACTGATTGGGAGGATTACATCCTCCCGACGAGCCTTCTGGTCTGGAAAGAGGGGCGGCGGAGAGTTCTCCGGGGCGAGCAGGTCGAAGGGCTCCAGATTGAGGTTCGGCGAAAGAACGGGGAGACCGCCATACTGGAACTGAACGAGTCGCCGATCATCGAGAAGAAGGCGATCGTGGGATTCCAGGTGATCGGCAGGGATATCTCCGAGCGGATCCTGCACGAGCGGCTCCGGGAGCAGGCGTTCGATATGACCGAGCGGAATATCGCTCAGTTCGCCATCCTTGCCGACCACGTCCGCCACCCGCTCCAGGTGATCATGGGGGTCGCGGATCTCCTCGACGACGAAGCGGTCGCGGAGAAACTCCGGGAGCAGGTCCGGCGGATCAATGTGCAGATCGGCGAGCTCGACCGGGAATGGATGGAGTCGCGGAAGATCCGGGAGTTTTTGAAGCGATACGAACTTTAA
- a CDS encoding nitroreductase family protein: protein MMTDAESIEIFSVIRERRSVRNYTDRDVPDAALRAIIAAGIQAPTALGLQPWRFVIVKDRALMQRVSDYCKPILIERIGAEGGTGMEEFLAALKNPGFNIFYNAPVLVLVLGAQNAISSFLDCALCAENMMLAAWALGIGSCWIGSAALVQENPDLLTALKVPDDHQIVAPLVFGYPAPLSPKPVRREPRIDWVP, encoded by the coding sequence ATGATGACGGATGCCGAGTCCATCGAGATCTTCTCCGTGATCCGGGAGCGCCGGAGCGTCAGGAACTACACCGACCGGGACGTCCCGGACGCGGCCCTGAGGGCGATCATCGCTGCGGGCATCCAGGCCCCGACCGCCCTCGGGCTTCAGCCCTGGCGGTTCGTGATCGTCAAAGACCGTGCTCTGATGCAGCGGGTGTCCGATTACTGCAAACCGATCCTCATCGAGAGGATCGGAGCAGAGGGCGGAACAGGGATGGAGGAGTTTCTCGCGGCGCTCAAGAACCCCGGGTTCAACATCTTCTACAACGCCCCGGTGCTGGTCCTGGTTCTCGGCGCCCAAAATGCCATATCGAGTTTCCTCGACTGCGCGCTCTGCGCGGAGAACATGATGCTTGCCGCCTGGGCGCTCGGTATCGGCAGTTGCTGGATCGGTTCGGCGGCTCTCGTCCAGGAGAACCCCGACCTTCTTACGGCGCTGAAGGTTCCGGACGATCACCAGATCGTGGCGCCGCTGGTCTTCGGTTATCCGGCCCCTCTCTCACCGAAACCGGTGCGCCGGGAGCCCCGGATAGACTGGGTCCCCTGA